Proteins from a single region of Runella sp. SP2:
- a CDS encoding PAS domain-containing sensor histidine kinase yields MRHFSIGILWRIVLLVFFVGMAVYFGNKEQWTAVSLLGILGAAAMFNLYHYVTNINRKLSRFFESVRYSDFAVKFRSDDKMGDSFREINQQFNEVLEAFRIARAEKEANLQYLNTIVQQINTGLISFGSDGRVELVNSAALKMLSIYRLRQLEDLQEPHPQLFSLISNIKTGVKQLYETPDDESLSVQATQIQLRGKVLRIVVLQNIQSELQQKEVEAWQNLTRVLRHEIMNSLAPILSLVGTMKEIVQLDIQPEIPENEGLQDLTEALQTIEKRSTGIIQFVNAYRDFTALPKPTFAEISVKELLQRVVQLFQKSLQESSVQLNVSVVPDTLLLNADADQIEQVIINLIKNAIEALQGNPEPLITVKAHSDINQRTYIEVADNGSGIEPEALERIFIPFYTTKKTGSGIGLSLSRQILQQHGGSLTATSEVGEGTSFVMAL; encoded by the coding sequence ATGAGACATTTCTCTATTGGTATTCTTTGGCGCATCGTCCTACTGGTATTTTTTGTTGGAATGGCGGTTTATTTCGGCAACAAAGAACAGTGGACGGCCGTATCGCTGCTTGGGATATTGGGGGCAGCCGCCATGTTTAATTTGTACCACTATGTCACGAACATCAACCGAAAACTGTCTCGTTTTTTTGAATCAGTTCGGTACTCTGATTTTGCGGTAAAATTCCGTTCAGACGACAAAATGGGGGATAGTTTTCGCGAAATTAATCAGCAGTTCAACGAAGTACTCGAAGCCTTTCGCATCGCTCGTGCCGAAAAGGAAGCCAATTTACAGTACCTCAACACCATCGTTCAGCAAATTAATACGGGTTTGATAAGTTTTGGCAGCGATGGTCGCGTCGAACTGGTCAACAGCGCAGCCCTAAAGATGCTGAGTATTTATCGCCTCCGCCAACTTGAAGATTTACAAGAACCTCATCCTCAACTATTTTCGCTTATATCAAACATTAAAACGGGAGTAAAACAACTCTACGAAACCCCCGACGACGAGTCGCTTTCGGTACAAGCAACCCAAATTCAACTACGGGGCAAAGTCCTTAGGATTGTGGTTCTTCAAAACATTCAGTCAGAACTCCAACAGAAAGAAGTGGAGGCTTGGCAAAACCTGACGCGCGTGCTTCGACACGAAATAATGAATTCGTTGGCGCCGATTTTGTCGTTGGTTGGAACCATGAAAGAGATTGTCCAATTGGACATTCAACCCGAAATCCCTGAAAACGAAGGACTTCAAGATTTGACCGAAGCACTCCAAACCATTGAAAAGCGCAGTACAGGGATTATTCAGTTTGTGAATGCTTACCGCGACTTCACGGCGCTGCCAAAACCCACTTTTGCCGAAATTTCGGTCAAGGAGCTTCTTCAGCGGGTGGTTCAGCTGTTCCAAAAAAGCTTACAAGAATCGTCGGTACAGTTAAACGTGAGCGTCGTTCCCGATACCCTTCTTCTTAATGCCGATGCTGATCAGATTGAGCAAGTTATTATCAACCTCATTAAAAACGCCATCGAAGCTTTGCAGGGCAACCCTGAACCTTTGATTACTGTCAAAGCCCATTCGGACATCAACCAACGAACCTACATTGAAGTCGCTGATAATGGTTCGGGCATCGAGCCTGAGGCATTGGAGCGTATTTTCATTCCGTTTTATACCACAAAAAAAACAGGCTCAGGGATTGGTCTGAGCCTATCAAGGCAAATTTTACAGCAACATGGCGGCTCACTTACGGCTACCTCAGAAGTTGGCGAAGGCACTTCGTTTGTGATGGCGCTGTAA
- a CDS encoding sigma-54 dependent transcriptional regulator yields the protein MLSAKILIVDDDVDVLSAAKLMLKRHFSQIDIEKNPQRIPFLVTNGDYDAILLDMNFTRDVISGKEGFDWLDRILDIDPLAVVVLFTAFGNVEMAVRAMKSGAMDFVLKPWENDKLLATLQAAVQKRAENKAHANVQPTSATPTAPPKTVAKPTQSTFLATSPIMQQLYATVERVASTDATVLILGENGTGKSDLAQLLHQKSNRTEKPFVTVDLGAIPESLFESELFGSVKGAFTDAKEDRAGRFEEAHGGTLFLDEIGNLSLPMQAKLLSVLQSRLVTRVGSNKPKQIDVRVICATNQPLAQMVAERTFRQDLLYRINTIELRLPPLRERPEDIVPLAELFLKQYRHQYKRVVTAFSAALVKQLQRYNWPGNVRELRSAVERAIILTQNSTLQPEDFFQNAFTEASQFNETFQLEEMEKQLIVKAMKKYNGNITEVARELGLSRQALYRRMEKYGL from the coding sequence ATGCTTTCAGCCAAAATCCTCATTGTTGACGACGACGTAGATGTGCTTAGTGCTGCTAAACTGATGCTCAAACGCCATTTTAGTCAAATAGATATTGAAAAAAATCCGCAACGAATTCCATTTTTGGTCACCAACGGCGACTATGACGCGATTTTGCTGGACATGAACTTCACCCGCGACGTTATCAGTGGTAAAGAAGGATTTGATTGGCTCGACCGTATTTTAGACATTGACCCGCTGGCCGTAGTAGTTCTTTTTACGGCTTTCGGAAACGTAGAAATGGCCGTTCGTGCGATGAAATCAGGGGCGATGGATTTTGTTTTGAAGCCTTGGGAAAACGACAAACTGCTCGCTACCCTGCAAGCAGCCGTCCAAAAACGGGCAGAAAATAAAGCACATGCCAATGTGCAACCTACCTCCGCTACGCCCACCGCCCCGCCTAAAACCGTTGCCAAACCGACGCAATCCACTTTTTTGGCAACCAGCCCAATCATGCAGCAGCTGTATGCTACCGTTGAGCGCGTAGCTTCTACCGATGCAACAGTATTGATTTTGGGAGAAAACGGGACGGGAAAAAGTGATTTAGCCCAACTTCTTCACCAAAAATCCAACCGTACCGAAAAGCCATTCGTCACCGTCGATTTGGGAGCTATTCCCGAAAGTCTGTTTGAAAGTGAGCTTTTCGGAAGTGTCAAAGGAGCGTTTACTGATGCAAAAGAAGACCGCGCAGGACGGTTTGAAGAAGCCCACGGCGGAACGTTGTTTTTGGACGAAATCGGGAATTTATCACTTCCCATGCAAGCCAAATTACTTTCGGTCTTACAAAGCCGCCTCGTGACGCGCGTCGGCTCCAACAAGCCCAAACAAATCGACGTCCGCGTGATTTGTGCCACCAATCAGCCGCTCGCCCAAATGGTAGCTGAGCGTACTTTTCGCCAAGATTTACTATACCGTATCAATACCATTGAGCTTCGCCTTCCCCCACTTCGCGAGCGACCAGAAGACATTGTTCCGTTGGCGGAGTTGTTCTTAAAACAATACCGTCATCAGTACAAACGTGTGGTGACGGCGTTCAGTGCGGCCCTTGTCAAACAACTTCAACGCTACAATTGGCCTGGAAATGTGCGAGAATTGCGAAGTGCGGTAGAGCGGGCCATTATTTTGACCCAAAACTCTACCCTCCAGCCCGAAGATTTTTTCCAAAACGCCTTTACCGAAGCTTCTCAGTTCAATGAAACGTTTCAGTTGGAAGAAATGGAAAAACAACTGATTGTGAAGGCCATGAAGAAATACAACGGTAATATCACAGAAGTAGCGCGCGAATTGGGTCTTTCACGGCAAGCGTTGTATCGGCGCATGGAAAAATACGGACTATGA